The Misgurnus anguillicaudatus chromosome 21, ASM2758022v2, whole genome shotgun sequence genome includes a window with the following:
- the tshz3b gene encoding teashirt homolog 3b isoform X2 yields the protein MKYVCQDKDLLLKDRAGFHDSPPADFSSHEMDSESHLSESSDRMSDFESASIKNEEDSSAKEPLTSLSSTSSVMMTTTATPSGEEAAPLGPDSLEQMKAIYTSFLTNSYWSSLNLNTSQQPAEKPPRSHSSSSSSSSSSSSCGSGGYDWHQTAVAKTLQNVSQNQSRVLHPASEPNLFSTVQLYRQSTKLYGSIFTGASKFRCKDCSAAYDTLVELTVHMNETGHYRDDNHETDSEGTRRWSKPRKRSLLEMEGKEDAQKVLKCMYCGHSFESLQDLSVHMIKTKHYQKVPLKEPVTPVAAKIISSARKRAPIELELPSSPDSNAGTPKPSLSDPNDLLQKTPNPYITPNNRYGHQNGASYAWQFESRKSQILKCMECGSSHDTLQELTAHMMVTGHFIKVTNSAIKKGKPIMESMSTTAPNTISTNEDKVQSVPLAATAFSPPPPAPPPPSISPAITPKEIKKEEKEVECTKEPNNCRDKKATESETEEKFDVSSKYPYLTEEDLEESPKGGFDILKSLENTVTSAINKAQNGTPSWGGYPSIHAAYQLPNIMKLSLRNSGKSSPLKYMFSGEEILSPTKNQPLISPPNCQTSPLPKNNFHAMEELVKKVTEKVAKVEEKMRDPGTRSSPLRRTTPSPCSSDAGESARGESPKERRGAKTPETNGGGNTHKDTNGETLTKESVENGTDHVAKTPVSTLCSSTAIITDHPPEQPFVNPLSALQSVMNVHLGKAAKPALPSLDPMSMLFKMSNSLAEKAAVAASTPSQTKNTNDHLDRYFYHINNDQPIDLTKGKSDKNSSLGSAALSSSTSTPTSISPLSTITMAKASSAVASFMSSSPLRENALSDISDMLRNLTESHASKSSTPTSLSERSDIDGSTPEESEEISPAQKRKGRQSNWNPQHLLILQAQFASSLRQTGDGKYIMSDLSPQERMHISRFTGLSMTTISHWLANVKYQLRRTGGTKFLKNLDSGHPVFFCSDCASQIRSPSTYVSHLESHLGFRLRDLAKLSGEQLVSQISRHNKGLSEKLLSSQAHSLSHSIPNSSPHSLSPSPDEESNGTSYQCKLCNRTFASKHAVKLHLSKTHGKSPEDHLMYVSELDKP from the coding sequence ATGAAGTATGTGTGCCAGGACAAAGACTTACTTCTTAAAGACAGAGCAGGCTTCCATGACTCCCCACCTGCTGATTTCTCCAGCCATGAAATGGACAGCGAGTCCCACCTAAGTGAGTCAAGTGACCGCATGTCAGACTTTGAGAGTGCCTCCATAAAGAACGAAGAGGACAGCTCAGCCAAGGAGCCTCTCACTTCACTTTCCTCAACTTCATCGGTGATGATGACAACAACAGCCACGCCAAGCGGTGAGGAGGCAGCACCATTAGGCCCAGACAGCCTGGAGCAGATGAAAGCTATCTACACTAGTTTCTTGACCAACTCCTATTGGTCATCGCTGAACTTGAATACGTCCCAGCAGCCAGCAGAAAAGCCCCCACGCAGTCACagtagcagcagcagcagcagtagTAGCAGCAGTAGTTGTGGTAGTGGAGGATACGACTGGCACCAGACAGCTGTGGCAAAGACCTTGCAGAATGTTTCACAGAACCAGAGCAGAGTTCTGCATCCAGCATCCGAGCCAAACCTCTTCAGTACTGTGCAGCTTTACCGACAGAGCACCAAACTGTATGGCTCCATCTTCACTGGTGCGAGCAAATTCCGTTGCAAAGACTGCAGTGCTGCTTACGATACACTGGTCGAGCTCACTGTGCATATGAATGAAACAGGCCACTACCGGGACGACAACCATGAGACAGACAGTGAAGGTACCAGGCGCTGGTCGAAGCCCCGCAAACGTTCTTTGTTGGAGATGGAAGGGAAAGAGGATGCGCAGAAAGTCCTTAAGTGCATGTACTGTGGCCATTCCTTTGAGTCACTGCAGGACCTTAGTGTTCATATGATTAAGACAAAACACTACCAGAAAGTGCCTCTGAAGGAACCTGTTACACCTGTGGCTGCCAAGATTATCTCCTCAGCTCGTAAAAGAGCCCCGATTGAGCTAGAACTCCCCAGCTCGCCAGACTCCAATGCTGGAACGCCCAAGCCCTCTTTATCTGACCCCAATGACCTTCTGCAAAAGACCCCTAATCCCTACATCACACCCAACAACCGATATGGACACCAGAATGGTGCTAGCTATGCGTGGCAGTTTGAGTCACGGAAGTCCCAGATCCTGAAGTGTATGGAGTGTGGGAGCTCACATGACACGTTACAGGAGCTTACAGCTCATATGATGGTCACAGGACACTTCATCAAGGTCACTAACTCTGCCATCAAGAAAGGCAAACCCATCATGGAGTCTATGTCCACAACAGCTCCTAACACCATATCTACTAATGAGGATAAAGTACAGTCTGTGCCACTGGCTGCCACTGCATTCTCTCCACCACCACCCGCACCTCCTCCCCCTAGTATTTCCCCTGCAATCACACCCAAGGAGATAAAAAAGGAGGAGAAGGAAGTAGAATGTACAAAGGAGCCAAATAATTGCAGAGACAAGAAAGCAACAGAAAGTGAAACGGAGgaaaagtttgatgtttcatCCAAATATCCATACTTGACAGAAGAAGATCTTGAAGAAAGCCCTAAGGGGGGTTTTGACATTTTGAAATCTCTAGAGAACACAGTAACATCTGCCATCAACAAAGCACAGAATGGCACACCCAGCTGGGGAGGCTACCCCAGTATTCACGCTGCCTACCAGCTTCCAAACATTATGAAACTTTCTCTACGTAACTCTGGGAAAAGTTCCCCTCTCAAATATATGTTTTCTGGAGAAGAGATTCTATCTCCTACCAAAAACCAACCGCTAATCTCTCCGCCTAACTGCCAAACATCTCCTTTGCCCAAAAAcaattttcatgccatggaggAGCTTGTAAAAAAAGTAACAGAAAAAGTGGCCAAAGTAGAGGAGAAGATGAGGGATCCAGGAACTAGGTCTTCCCCGCTTAGACGGACCACACCCTCTCCTTGCAGTAGTGATGCAGGGGAATCTGCCCGAGGGGAGTCCCCCAAGGAAAGGAGAGGAGCCAAAACTCCTGAGACCAATGGTGGGGGAAACACTCACAAAGACACAAATGGTGAAACACTCACCAAAGAATCTGTGGAAAATGGCACTGACCATGTTGCTAAAACTCCTGTTTCCACCTTATGCAGCAGCACCGCTATTATTACTGATCATCCTCCTGAGCAGCCGTTTGTTAACCCTTTAAGTGCTCTTCAGTCAGTTATGAATGTTCACCTTGGTAAAGCTGCCAAACCTGCCCTGCCATCCCTTGACCCCATGAGTATGCTCTTCAAGATGAGCAACAGCTTGGCAGAGAAGGCAGCCGTAGCTGCTTCCACTCCTTCTCAGACCAAAAACACAAATGATCATCTGGATCGCTACTTTTACCACATCAACAATGACCAGCCTATTGATCTGACCAAAGGCAAGAGTGATAAGAACAGCTCCCTGGGATCTGCTGCCCTGTCCTCCTCCACCTCTACTCCAACCTCAATTTCACCCTTGTCAACCATAACCATGGCCAAAGCCTCATCTGCTGTGGCCTCTTTCATGTCCAGTTCACCTCTGCGCGAGAATGCCCTCTCTGACATTTCTGATATGTTACGTAACCTCACAGAAAGCCACGCGTCCAAGTCCTCCACGCCGACGAGTCTCTCAGAGCGATCTGATATAGACGGGTCGACACCCGAGGAATCGGAGGAGATCTCTCCCGCTCAGAAACGAAAGGGTCGGCAGTCCAACTGGAATCCTCAGCATCTACTCATCCTGCAGGCACAGTTTGCTTCCAGTTTGCGGCAAACGGGTGATGGCAAATACATTATGTCAGACCTCAGTCCACAGGAGCGCATGCATATTTCCCGTTTTACCGGCCTTTCAATGACTACCATTAGCCATTGGCTGGCCAACGTCAAATACCAGCTGAGGCGGACAGGTGGCACAAAGTTCTTAAAAAATCTTGACTCTGGCCACCCTGTCTTCTTCTGCAGTGACTGTGCATCACAGATTCGTTCCCCCTCCACCTATGTCAGCCATCTTGAGTCACATCTGGGCTTCAGGCTCAGGGACCTGGCTAAATTATCTGGAGAGCAGCTTGTTAGCCAGATCTCACGCCACAACAAGGGGCTCTCTGAGAAACTGCTTTCATCCCAAGCGCATTCCTTGAGCCATTCAATCCCAAACTCCAGCCCTCACTCACTCTCCCCTTCCCCAGATGAGGAGTCAAATGGCACCTCATATCAGTGTAAACTGTGTAATCGGACTTTTGCCAGCAAGCATGCTGTCAAGCTCCATCTGAGTAAGACCCATGGCAAATCCCCTGAGGACCATCTTATgtatgtttctgaacttgacaAACCTTAG
- the tshz3b gene encoding teashirt homolog 3b isoform X1, with protein sequence MPRRKQQAPRRSAAYVPEELKDAALLDEDVEGEDSAVEEEPAMKYVCQDKDLLLKDRAGFHDSPPADFSSHEMDSESHLSESSDRMSDFESASIKNEEDSSAKEPLTSLSSTSSVMMTTTATPSGEEAAPLGPDSLEQMKAIYTSFLTNSYWSSLNLNTSQQPAEKPPRSHSSSSSSSSSSSSCGSGGYDWHQTAVAKTLQNVSQNQSRVLHPASEPNLFSTVQLYRQSTKLYGSIFTGASKFRCKDCSAAYDTLVELTVHMNETGHYRDDNHETDSEGTRRWSKPRKRSLLEMEGKEDAQKVLKCMYCGHSFESLQDLSVHMIKTKHYQKVPLKEPVTPVAAKIISSARKRAPIELELPSSPDSNAGTPKPSLSDPNDLLQKTPNPYITPNNRYGHQNGASYAWQFESRKSQILKCMECGSSHDTLQELTAHMMVTGHFIKVTNSAIKKGKPIMESMSTTAPNTISTNEDKVQSVPLAATAFSPPPPAPPPPSISPAITPKEIKKEEKEVECTKEPNNCRDKKATESETEEKFDVSSKYPYLTEEDLEESPKGGFDILKSLENTVTSAINKAQNGTPSWGGYPSIHAAYQLPNIMKLSLRNSGKSSPLKYMFSGEEILSPTKNQPLISPPNCQTSPLPKNNFHAMEELVKKVTEKVAKVEEKMRDPGTRSSPLRRTTPSPCSSDAGESARGESPKERRGAKTPETNGGGNTHKDTNGETLTKESVENGTDHVAKTPVSTLCSSTAIITDHPPEQPFVNPLSALQSVMNVHLGKAAKPALPSLDPMSMLFKMSNSLAEKAAVAASTPSQTKNTNDHLDRYFYHINNDQPIDLTKGKSDKNSSLGSAALSSSTSTPTSISPLSTITMAKASSAVASFMSSSPLRENALSDISDMLRNLTESHASKSSTPTSLSERSDIDGSTPEESEEISPAQKRKGRQSNWNPQHLLILQAQFASSLRQTGDGKYIMSDLSPQERMHISRFTGLSMTTISHWLANVKYQLRRTGGTKFLKNLDSGHPVFFCSDCASQIRSPSTYVSHLESHLGFRLRDLAKLSGEQLVSQISRHNKGLSEKLLSSQAHSLSHSIPNSSPHSLSPSPDEESNGTSYQCKLCNRTFASKHAVKLHLSKTHGKSPEDHLMYVSELDKP encoded by the coding sequence CATATGTGCCAGAGGAGCTGAAAGATGCTGCCTTACTTGATGAGGATGTTGAGGGTGAGGATTCAGCTGTGGAGGAGGAACCTGCCATGAAGTATGTGTGCCAGGACAAAGACTTACTTCTTAAAGACAGAGCAGGCTTCCATGACTCCCCACCTGCTGATTTCTCCAGCCATGAAATGGACAGCGAGTCCCACCTAAGTGAGTCAAGTGACCGCATGTCAGACTTTGAGAGTGCCTCCATAAAGAACGAAGAGGACAGCTCAGCCAAGGAGCCTCTCACTTCACTTTCCTCAACTTCATCGGTGATGATGACAACAACAGCCACGCCAAGCGGTGAGGAGGCAGCACCATTAGGCCCAGACAGCCTGGAGCAGATGAAAGCTATCTACACTAGTTTCTTGACCAACTCCTATTGGTCATCGCTGAACTTGAATACGTCCCAGCAGCCAGCAGAAAAGCCCCCACGCAGTCACagtagcagcagcagcagcagtagTAGCAGCAGTAGTTGTGGTAGTGGAGGATACGACTGGCACCAGACAGCTGTGGCAAAGACCTTGCAGAATGTTTCACAGAACCAGAGCAGAGTTCTGCATCCAGCATCCGAGCCAAACCTCTTCAGTACTGTGCAGCTTTACCGACAGAGCACCAAACTGTATGGCTCCATCTTCACTGGTGCGAGCAAATTCCGTTGCAAAGACTGCAGTGCTGCTTACGATACACTGGTCGAGCTCACTGTGCATATGAATGAAACAGGCCACTACCGGGACGACAACCATGAGACAGACAGTGAAGGTACCAGGCGCTGGTCGAAGCCCCGCAAACGTTCTTTGTTGGAGATGGAAGGGAAAGAGGATGCGCAGAAAGTCCTTAAGTGCATGTACTGTGGCCATTCCTTTGAGTCACTGCAGGACCTTAGTGTTCATATGATTAAGACAAAACACTACCAGAAAGTGCCTCTGAAGGAACCTGTTACACCTGTGGCTGCCAAGATTATCTCCTCAGCTCGTAAAAGAGCCCCGATTGAGCTAGAACTCCCCAGCTCGCCAGACTCCAATGCTGGAACGCCCAAGCCCTCTTTATCTGACCCCAATGACCTTCTGCAAAAGACCCCTAATCCCTACATCACACCCAACAACCGATATGGACACCAGAATGGTGCTAGCTATGCGTGGCAGTTTGAGTCACGGAAGTCCCAGATCCTGAAGTGTATGGAGTGTGGGAGCTCACATGACACGTTACAGGAGCTTACAGCTCATATGATGGTCACAGGACACTTCATCAAGGTCACTAACTCTGCCATCAAGAAAGGCAAACCCATCATGGAGTCTATGTCCACAACAGCTCCTAACACCATATCTACTAATGAGGATAAAGTACAGTCTGTGCCACTGGCTGCCACTGCATTCTCTCCACCACCACCCGCACCTCCTCCCCCTAGTATTTCCCCTGCAATCACACCCAAGGAGATAAAAAAGGAGGAGAAGGAAGTAGAATGTACAAAGGAGCCAAATAATTGCAGAGACAAGAAAGCAACAGAAAGTGAAACGGAGgaaaagtttgatgtttcatCCAAATATCCATACTTGACAGAAGAAGATCTTGAAGAAAGCCCTAAGGGGGGTTTTGACATTTTGAAATCTCTAGAGAACACAGTAACATCTGCCATCAACAAAGCACAGAATGGCACACCCAGCTGGGGAGGCTACCCCAGTATTCACGCTGCCTACCAGCTTCCAAACATTATGAAACTTTCTCTACGTAACTCTGGGAAAAGTTCCCCTCTCAAATATATGTTTTCTGGAGAAGAGATTCTATCTCCTACCAAAAACCAACCGCTAATCTCTCCGCCTAACTGCCAAACATCTCCTTTGCCCAAAAAcaattttcatgccatggaggAGCTTGTAAAAAAAGTAACAGAAAAAGTGGCCAAAGTAGAGGAGAAGATGAGGGATCCAGGAACTAGGTCTTCCCCGCTTAGACGGACCACACCCTCTCCTTGCAGTAGTGATGCAGGGGAATCTGCCCGAGGGGAGTCCCCCAAGGAAAGGAGAGGAGCCAAAACTCCTGAGACCAATGGTGGGGGAAACACTCACAAAGACACAAATGGTGAAACACTCACCAAAGAATCTGTGGAAAATGGCACTGACCATGTTGCTAAAACTCCTGTTTCCACCTTATGCAGCAGCACCGCTATTATTACTGATCATCCTCCTGAGCAGCCGTTTGTTAACCCTTTAAGTGCTCTTCAGTCAGTTATGAATGTTCACCTTGGTAAAGCTGCCAAACCTGCCCTGCCATCCCTTGACCCCATGAGTATGCTCTTCAAGATGAGCAACAGCTTGGCAGAGAAGGCAGCCGTAGCTGCTTCCACTCCTTCTCAGACCAAAAACACAAATGATCATCTGGATCGCTACTTTTACCACATCAACAATGACCAGCCTATTGATCTGACCAAAGGCAAGAGTGATAAGAACAGCTCCCTGGGATCTGCTGCCCTGTCCTCCTCCACCTCTACTCCAACCTCAATTTCACCCTTGTCAACCATAACCATGGCCAAAGCCTCATCTGCTGTGGCCTCTTTCATGTCCAGTTCACCTCTGCGCGAGAATGCCCTCTCTGACATTTCTGATATGTTACGTAACCTCACAGAAAGCCACGCGTCCAAGTCCTCCACGCCGACGAGTCTCTCAGAGCGATCTGATATAGACGGGTCGACACCCGAGGAATCGGAGGAGATCTCTCCCGCTCAGAAACGAAAGGGTCGGCAGTCCAACTGGAATCCTCAGCATCTACTCATCCTGCAGGCACAGTTTGCTTCCAGTTTGCGGCAAACGGGTGATGGCAAATACATTATGTCAGACCTCAGTCCACAGGAGCGCATGCATATTTCCCGTTTTACCGGCCTTTCAATGACTACCATTAGCCATTGGCTGGCCAACGTCAAATACCAGCTGAGGCGGACAGGTGGCACAAAGTTCTTAAAAAATCTTGACTCTGGCCACCCTGTCTTCTTCTGCAGTGACTGTGCATCACAGATTCGTTCCCCCTCCACCTATGTCAGCCATCTTGAGTCACATCTGGGCTTCAGGCTCAGGGACCTGGCTAAATTATCTGGAGAGCAGCTTGTTAGCCAGATCTCACGCCACAACAAGGGGCTCTCTGAGAAACTGCTTTCATCCCAAGCGCATTCCTTGAGCCATTCAATCCCAAACTCCAGCCCTCACTCACTCTCCCCTTCCCCAGATGAGGAGTCAAATGGCACCTCATATCAGTGTAAACTGTGTAATCGGACTTTTGCCAGCAAGCATGCTGTCAAGCTCCATCTGAGTAAGACCCATGGCAAATCCCCTGAGGACCATCTTATgtatgtttctgaacttgacaAACCTTAG